In a genomic window of Narcine bancroftii isolate sNarBan1 chromosome 7, sNarBan1.hap1, whole genome shotgun sequence:
- the LOC138738561 gene encoding dentin sialophosphoprotein-like: MLCFCKTKSTRSISRSRSRSRSRSRSSPSRYSTGTSPIISQSNLNIAVRHTGTSPIISLSRKNPSRRNFGTSPFTSLDNSPTIYPRRCNAGTSPIISAGRLIVDGCSIDSNSSSTDGSRTGTKRSNRDTKSARGKGQPSTSSTNTTDEASRSNGNRKDTGSCGIGSKIRNASCSSSSSSRRSSSSSSRRSSSSSSGITKLTSKPSISSKAAIGLNNDVRRNITSGKSHANTRTRRRRGVTIKSDINSSTDQTKVNARSQANTKSNPGRSKTNTKASPSKDKNKIKTSPSRNRVNTDISPSRYRVNSDTSISGNRVKTDTIPSRNRVNTDISPSRNKGNTNITNISPSRSKTNATPKRRKNIYFSFTRKIRNAGFKKSNTNSKSKVVMNSDTNTNGNGKNTSSSRNENNPNSKGNTSDTVRSEAIPSINAHTDSSRSTSRSSTNTSRSSSTSKSSDTCEGNTNTSRSNNTSKSDINTSRSGDTSKSNNSKGNSSKSK; encoded by the coding sequence ATGCTTTGCTTTTGTAAGACCAAGAGCACCAGGAGCATCAGTCGAAGCAGGAGTCGGAGCAGGAGTCGGAGCAGGAGCAGCCCCAGCAGGTACAGCACTGGCACCAGTCCCATCATCAGCCAAAGTAATCTAAACATAGCCGTGCGACACACTGGCACCAGCCCTATTATCAGCCTCAGCAGGAAGAATCCGAGCCGACGCAACTTCGGCACCAGTCCTTTCACCAGCCTCGACAACAGTCCAACCATCTACCCCAGGAGGTGCAACGCAGGCACGAGTCCCATTATCAGTGCCGGCAGGCTCATAGTGGATGGCTGCAGTATCGACAGCAATAGCAGCAGCACTGACGGGAGTAGGACTGGCACCAAACGGAGCAACCGTGACACCAAAAGCGCCAGAGGCAAGGGCCAACCTAGCACCAGCAGTACCAATACCACTGATGAGGCTAGCAGGAGCAATGGCAACAGGAAAGACACCGGCAGCTGTGGCATTGGGAGCAAAATCAGAAATGCCAGCTGCTccagcagcagctccagcaggcgctccagcagcagctccagcaggcGCTCCAGCAGCAGCTCCAGCGGAATCACCAAGCTCACCAGCAAACCCAGCATCAGCTCTAAAGCTGCCATTGGCCTCAACAACGATGTCAGGAGGAACATCACCAGCGGCAAAAGCCACGCAAACACCAGAACCAGGAGGAGAAGGGGCGTCACCATCAAGAGCGACATTAACTCCAGCACTGATCAGACCAAGGTCAATGCCAGGAGTCAGGCCAACACCAAAAGCAACCCAGGCAGAAGTAAGACCAACACCAAAGCCAGCCCCAGCAAAGACAAGAACAAGATCAAGACCAGCCCCAGCAGGAACAGGGTCAACACTGACATCAGCCCCAGCAGGTACAGGGTCAACAGTGACACTAGCATCAGCGGGAATAGGGTTAAAACCGACACCATCCCCAGCAGGAATAGGGTTAACACTGACATAAGCCCCAGCAGGAACAAGGGTAACACCAATATCACCAACATCAGTCCCAGCAGAAGTAAGACCAATGCCACCCCTAAAAGGAGAAAGAACATTTACTTCAGCTTCACCAGGAAGATCAGAAATGCCGGCTTTAAGAAAAGCAACACCAACAGCAAAAGCAAGGTTGTCATGAACTCCGATACAAACACTAATGGCAATGGAAAAAATACCAGCAGTAGTAGAAATGAAAATAACCCCAACTCCAAGGGGAACACGAGCGACACCGTCAGGAGCGAGGCCATTCCCAGCATCAACGCACACACTGATAGCAGCAGGAGCACCAGCAGGAGTAGCACTAACACCAGTAGGAGCAGCAGCACCAGCAAAAGTAGTGACACCTGCGAGGGTAACACTAATACCAGTAGGAGCAATAACACCAGCAAGAGTGACATTAACACCAGTAGGAGCGGAGACACCAGCAAGAGTAACAACAGCAAGGGCAACAGTAGTAAGAGCAAATAA